In a single window of the Nicotiana tomentosiformis chromosome 8, ASM39032v3, whole genome shotgun sequence genome:
- the LOC138897319 gene encoding uncharacterized protein produces MSALPENWEGESTARPPLFNGQYYSWWRNRMRDHIQGEDYELRDIVTDGQSATLKKNAEGVHVPKSRVDCNAEDLKKWEKNAKAKKCLVCGLGPAEYIRIQGCSTAMQIWDTLQVAHERTTRVKRSSGTLLYSPYGNFIMKDGETIQEMYTRFITLTNELKSLGRIIPEEERVEKILAWILPITWESKITAIQESKNIATLLLDELIGNLTAYELRRQTMKMDAHKKEISVALRITDGSDLEDDEMDMITKDFKKYLRRGKGSSRSGSYNKAKAHEKQTNDGCYKCGKTNHHIKNCPLINQGTTWGESSDDDDDDDDERALIDIGESDEETEVHALDTTVLELRSENLKLKLGTGKKTVDHTLTLEENEGK; encoded by the exons atgagtgcactacCAGAAAATTGGGAAGGggaatccactgctaggccaccactctttaatggccagtactactcttggtggagGAACAGAATGAGAGATCACATTCAAGGAGAAGACTATGAGTTGCGGGACATTGTCACTGATGGTCAATCGGCAACCTTGAAAAAAAATGCTGAAGGAGTACATGTGCCAAAATCAAGAGTGGATTGCAATGCTGAGGACTTGAAGaagtgggagaagaatgctaaagccaagaaatgtcTTGTTTGTGGGCTTGGTCCAGCTGAgtatatcagaattcaaggttgCTCCACTGCTATGcaaatttgggacacattgcaagtGGCCCATGAAAGAACAACTCGGGTAAAAAGATCCAGTGGAACTCTATTGTATTCACCGTATGGGAATTTTATTATGAAGGATGGGGAAACCATTCaggagatgtacacaaggttcattacattgacaaatgaactaaaatctCTTGGGAGGATTATCCCTGAAGAAGAAAGAGTTGAGAAAATTCTTGCATGGATCTTGCCAATCACTTGGGAAAGCAAGATCACTGCCAtccaggaatcaaagaacattgccactctcCTACTAGATGAATTGATTGGGAATCTCactgcctatgaacttaggagacaaaccatgaaaatggatgCACATAAGAAGGAAATAAGCGTGGCTCTCAGAATCACTGacggttctgatctagaagatgatgaaatggatatgatcaccaaagacttcaagaagtacctgagaagaggaaagggttcttcaagaagtggaagctacaaCAAGGCAAAAGCTCAtgagaagcaaaccaatgatggctgctacaagtgtggaaagactaatcaccacatcaaaaactgtccttt gatcaaccaaggcactacttggggagaaagctcagatgatgatgatgatgatgatgatgaacgaGCACTTATAgacattggagaatctgatgaagaaactgag gttcatgcacttgacacaactgtcctagaacttagatctgaaaatctaaaattgaaaTTAGGAACAGGCAAAAAGACAGTTGATCACACACTTACTTtagaagaaaatgaaggaaaatga